A single window of Solea solea chromosome 9, fSolSol10.1, whole genome shotgun sequence DNA harbors:
- the LOC131465938 gene encoding uncharacterized protein C1orf87 — protein MAQKNTSGPNTIPRLVVKIIGSKHVKQFIHERQEDTQHAPEETAAAKGSREDSEKPPEKQDGIESVSHPRLHNRADSVLWAGINQVPDRLCVTAPSGDRSRSYIHPRTPHVTGRRVTAALETTRESLEDTERCKLSSAVREELCDWPISSLRSAEDEMAALDPSSSGTVHRSQITHLFLKHDVPLKLPTFSLLLHEFSDINDPVLIYYRKLLQFLEASAFSTESGR, from the exons ATGGCTCAGAAAAACACGTCGGGACCAAACACAATCCCGAGACTTGTCGTCAAGATTATAGGCAGCAAACATGTCAAGCAGTTCATCCACGAGCGACAAGA AGATACGCAACACGCGCCAGAGGAAACGGCAGCAGCGAAGGGTTCACGTGAGGATTCTGAGAAACCTCCTGAAAAACAAGACGGGATTGAGTCTGTGTCTCACCCACGGCTGCACAACAGAGCGGACTCTGTACTGTGGGCTGGAATTAACCAG GTTCCTGACAGGCTGTGTGTGACAGCACCCTCTGGTGATCGCTCCAGGTCCTACATCCACCCGAGGACTCCACACGTCACTGGACGCAGAGTAACTGCAGCGCTGGAGACAACa CGAGAATCACTCGAGGACACAGAGAGGTGCAAGCTTTCCTCTGCAGTCAGAGAGGAACTGTGTGACTGGCCGATTTCCTCTCTGAGGTCAGCAGAGGACGAAATGGCAGCTCTGGATCCGTCCTCCAGTGGGACAGTCCACCGATCCCAGATCACTCACCTGTTTCTGAAACATGACGTTCCACTGAAATTGCCAACgttttctctgctgctccatgagttttctgacataaacGACCCCGTTCTG ATCTATTACCGAAAACTGTTACAGTTCCTCGAAGCCTCTGCATTCTCCACGGAGAGTGGGAGGTAA
- the LOC131465826 gene encoding uncharacterized protein LOC131465826 — protein MCCAPVIADSLPSAVIPRPKQKMFSCNTSAIKDWSYFLSQILPLMNKTTGLVSIDNAEAVTTTMVTALQPDSALSSSNPPLNSNHTSGMEHVFQYSYSESDLLFTDYRTPERDSMPLPKAVLYLVMAALVVVAVAYAIVGHLVKDVVNDFVVGGGRSIVAEGDGGETSEPDWLRGSRRFTNLNKSELNCVANSRSELGERPRLVEMSFISLNHANCLSAKRAEDIVVTIDETLPQRPPDTHSGT, from the exons ATGTGTTGCGCTCCTGTGATTGCAGATTCGCTCCCCTCTGCAGTGATTCCGCggccaaaacaaaaaatgttttcatgcaaCACCAGTGCCATAAAGGACTGGAGCTATTTTCTGTCTCAGATTTTGCCTCTGATGAATAAAACAACGGGCTTGGTCAGCATCGACAACGCGGAGGCGGTGACGACCACGATGGTCACAGCTCTGCAGCCGGACAGCGCCTTGAGCTCCAGTAACCCGCCGCTCAACTCCAACCATACCTCGGGCATGGAGCACGTCTTCCAGTACTCTTACTCCGAGAGTGACCTGCTGTTCACCGACTACCGGACACCGGAGCGGGACTCTATGCCGCTGCCCAAAGCCGTTCTCTACCTGGTCATGGCGGcgctggtggtggtggcggtggcgTATGCGATAGTTGGACACCTGGTCAAAGATGTGGTTAATGACTTTGTTGTCG GTGGAGGCAGGTCGATCGTTGCAGAGGGCGACGGCGGTGAAACCAGTGAACCAG aCTGGCTACGTGGCTCTCGTCGATTTACCAACCTCAACAAGTCCGAGCTCAACTGCGTCGCCAACAGCAGGAGCGAGCTGGGCGAGAGGCCGCGGCTGGTGGAGATGAGCTTCATTTCCCTGAACCACGCTAACTGTCTGAGCGCCAAGAGAGCGGAGGACATAGTGGTGACCATAGACGAGACTTTGCCACAGCGACCGCCAGACACTCACTCTGGGACGTAA